A window of the Calditrichota bacterium genome harbors these coding sequences:
- a CDS encoding MMPL family transporter, with protein sequence MVNLIGKLLKYPKIILLTILLISIGFFMVMKSNSRMETDLDKYMPQQHPAFVYSNQAEKWFDIKDGIIIALENKDGVYNYSTLKKVKDLTKKLQKMKQIEKNDVTSLYTADNIVGTEDGLDVKAFFKRVPKTKEKLQDLRQKVRDNEMVFGMVFGRLVSTDETVTVIIARIGDDVFSQEFYHEILNLAKEYEGPENVYVAGRPIVEGTMAYLGPKDMKRMVPIVVLVIILVLFLVLRNGKSTLFTLLVVLFSTIWAFGLMALLNIPIYAVSTMIPVMLIAIGVADGIHLYSHLYMHLRENPEADRREAVMDMVREMWRPVVMTSITTAVGFISLLTSQVYPIKYFGLFTAFGVMMAMVFSLILIPAGILAFGLPHPKKKIKDEDDDAEHDHFAYKFAHLAIRHKTLIYVATVIIVAVSIFGVTKVWINSSFLEKFEKDSDIVLTDKFINEHFGGTSTLNVILEGKTDDTFKSPETMRLVMKMQKDVENTLPVVGNSFSLGDYLKRMNKVMHADSVEYDRIPGSSDLIAQYLLLYEMSGDPDNLWQVVTEDYKKANITFQLKSDNSKALKSAIDIIEKYRADFEKDNVEMNYAGSGYKALVFTDLILQGQISSLLISLIIIVVLLALMFKKFTIGLIGSVPIIITALISFGVMGLLDIPLSTTTALISSIAIGIGIDYAVHFIERYKIYATQTKDKAKTIQLTMHHSGRAIIFNAIVVIAGFMVLIFSVFPPNRILGALVSLNMFTSFLGTVTVMFVILYGSNIYFKNKKKK encoded by the coding sequence ATGGTTAACTTAATTGGCAAGCTATTAAAATATCCAAAAATCATTCTCTTAACTATTCTATTGATTTCTATCGGATTTTTTATGGTGATGAAAAGCAACTCACGCATGGAAACTGATCTTGACAAATACATGCCGCAGCAGCATCCGGCATTTGTTTACAGTAACCAGGCCGAGAAATGGTTTGACATCAAAGACGGAATTATTATCGCACTGGAAAACAAAGACGGTGTTTATAATTATTCCACACTGAAAAAGGTCAAAGACCTGACCAAGAAGCTGCAAAAAATGAAACAAATTGAGAAGAACGATGTGACTTCGCTCTATACAGCGGACAATATCGTTGGCACTGAAGACGGCCTGGACGTAAAGGCTTTTTTCAAACGAGTGCCCAAAACCAAAGAAAAATTGCAGGATTTGCGTCAGAAAGTTCGCGATAATGAAATGGTTTTCGGGATGGTTTTCGGAAGACTGGTTTCCACCGACGAGACCGTGACCGTTATTATCGCCCGCATTGGGGATGACGTTTTTTCTCAAGAATTTTATCACGAAATATTGAATCTTGCCAAGGAATATGAAGGTCCGGAAAATGTCTATGTGGCAGGACGCCCGATCGTTGAAGGAACCATGGCATATCTGGGGCCCAAAGACATGAAGAGAATGGTGCCAATTGTCGTTTTGGTTATTATTTTGGTACTTTTTCTTGTGCTTCGAAATGGCAAAAGTACGCTATTCACTTTATTAGTGGTGCTTTTCAGTACAATCTGGGCGTTCGGACTCATGGCGCTTTTGAACATTCCCATTTATGCGGTTTCCACGATGATTCCGGTGATGCTTATCGCCATAGGGGTAGCAGACGGAATACATTTGTATTCCCATCTTTATATGCATTTGCGGGAAAATCCTGAGGCTGATCGCCGGGAGGCAGTCATGGACATGGTTCGCGAAATGTGGCGTCCCGTAGTGATGACTTCGATTACGACGGCAGTGGGATTTATTTCATTGCTGACATCGCAGGTCTATCCCATCAAATATTTCGGTCTGTTCACTGCTTTTGGCGTAATGATGGCGATGGTCTTTTCCTTAATATTAATTCCTGCCGGAATTTTAGCATTCGGTTTGCCTCATCCGAAAAAGAAAATAAAAGATGAGGATGACGATGCTGAGCATGATCATTTTGCTTACAAATTTGCCCATTTGGCGATTAGGCACAAGACACTCATCTACGTTGCCACGGTTATCATTGTTGCTGTTTCCATATTTGGCGTCACAAAAGTGTGGATAAATTCCAGCTTTCTGGAAAAATTTGAAAAAGACAGCGATATCGTCCTCACGGACAAATTTATCAATGAGCACTTTGGCGGAACCAGTACTTTGAATGTGATCCTCGAAGGGAAAACTGACGATACATTCAAGAGCCCTGAAACGATGCGCCTTGTAATGAAAATGCAGAAAGACGTGGAAAATACATTGCCGGTAGTAGGAAATTCATTTTCTCTGGGCGATTATCTGAAACGCATGAACAAAGTAATGCATGCCGATAGTGTGGAATATGATCGTATTCCAGGCTCCAGCGATTTGATTGCGCAATATTTGCTCTTGTACGAAATGTCCGGCGATCCGGATAATTTGTGGCAGGTTGTCACAGAAGATTATAAAAAGGCAAATATTACTTTTCAGCTCAAAAGCGATAACTCCAAAGCATTGAAAAGCGCCATCGACATCATAGAGAAATACCGGGCTGATTTTGAAAAAGACAATGTTGAAATGAATTACGCCGGTTCCGGTTATAAAGCATTGGTTTTTACAGACCTTATTTTACAGGGCCAGATTTCCAGCTTGTTGATTTCATTAATTATTATTGTGGTTCTTCTGGCGCTAATGTTCAAAAAATTCACTATTGGCCTAATTGGTTCGGTTCCCATTATCATTACCGCGCTAATCAGTTTTGGAGTGATGGGTTTGCTGGATATTCCGTTGAGTACAACAACAGCGTTAATTTCCAGTATTGCCATCGGAATCGGAATCGACTATGCGGTACACTTTATTGAAAGGTATAAAATTTACGCAACCCAGACAAAAGATAAGGCTAAAACCATTCAGTTAACCATGCATCATTCCGGCCGCGCGATAATTTTCAACGCCATCGTTGTTATCGCCGGATTTATGGTGCTGATTTTCTCGGTCTTTCCGCCTAACCGAATATTGGGAGCGTTGGTTTCTTTGAACATGTTCACCAGTTTTCTGGGAACAGTTACCGTGATGTTTGTGATTCTATACGGGTCAAATATCTACTTTAAAAATAAAAAGAAAAAATAA
- a CDS encoding TetR/AcrR family transcriptional regulator, with protein MFTKRQLEIIEAAIELIAEEGIQKLTIKNLSARVHLTEGAIYRHFTSKMEILLGILKLFKKQKDELITSIADKNLSSLEQLKQIFEQHFIQFSSKPALAAIIFAEEIFQNEKQLADSIASIMEANQKVLEEIITQGQKNNEIRNDIPKEQLALIILGSIRLIVAKWHLFGYQFDLKKEGMDLYFSINKMIAKRSLQH; from the coding sequence ATGTTCACAAAAAGACAATTAGAAATTATTGAAGCAGCTATTGAATTGATCGCTGAAGAAGGTATTCAGAAATTAACGATTAAGAATTTATCTGCCAGAGTCCATTTGACCGAAGGGGCGATTTACCGTCACTTCACCAGTAAGATGGAAATTTTGCTGGGAATTTTGAAATTGTTCAAAAAACAAAAGGATGAATTAATTACGAGCATTGCTGATAAAAATCTCAGTTCCCTGGAGCAATTAAAGCAAATTTTTGAACAACATTTCATCCAATTTTCTTCAAAACCGGCATTGGCGGCGATTATCTTTGCCGAAGAAATTTTTCAAAATGAAAAACAACTGGCCGATTCAATCGCCTCCATCATGGAAGCGAATCAAAAAGTGTTGGAAGAAATTATTACACAGGGACAAAAAAACAACGAGATTCGAAATGATATTCCCAAAGAACAATTAGCCCTGATTATTCTGGGTTCGATCAGATTAATTGTAGCCAAATGGCATTTGTTTGGCTATCAGTTTGATTTGAAAAAAGAAGGAATGGATTTATATTTTTCAATCAATAAAATGATTGCAAAACGATCTCTTCAACATTAA